A genomic region of Aspergillus oryzae RIB40 DNA, chromosome 1 contains the following coding sequences:
- a CDS encoding aldo/keto reductase family protein (voltage-gated shaker-like K+ channel, subunit beta/KCNAB): protein MTKSDIFPATGFGLLGMTWRPQVTPDVQAFAAMKAAITSGATIWSSSSVYGMTPEPPTAGLWLLRRYFEKYPEDATKVTLFIRACLDPTTLSPTTTRASVRASIEECNRILGGVKKINVFGPARMDRNVPTEETLGALKELVEEGKIGAVGLSEVGAATIRRAHAVCPISLVEVEFSLWSTDILTNGVAETCKELGIPILAYAPLGYGFLTGQVTKLEDIPKGDIRHMFGRFQPANFPKNLELVDKLKVFAKSRGVTPAQLGLAWIRAHSNIGGCGTIIPIPGATAAQRVEENCKVVDLSAEEKGELDSFLRSFDVSGERQIVGMSSALWG, encoded by the exons ATGACTAAATCGGATATATTCCCCGCCACTGGTTTCGGGCTGCTCGGTATGACATGGCGGCCCCAAGTCACCCCAGACGTCCAGGCTTTTGCCGCCATGAAGGCCGCTATTACCAGCGGCGCCACCATCTGGTCCTCCTCATCGGTCTACGGCATGACCCCAGAGCCACCAACGGCGGGGCTCTGGCTCCTCCGCCGCTACTTTGAGAAATACCCCGAGGACGCAACCAAGGTGACACTCTTCATCCGGGCATGCTTAGATCCCACGACCCTATCACCAACGACTACGCGGGCGAGCGTCCGCGCTAGTATCGAAGAGTGCAACCGCATCCTAGGTGGAGTTAAGAAAATCAACGTCTTCGGTCCGGCGCGCATGGACCGCAATGTTCCCACTGAGGAGACGCTGGGAGCACTCAAGGAACTCGTTGAGGAGGGTAAAATTGGCGCCGTGGGTCTGTCTGAGGTAGGCGCTGCGACTATCCGCCGTGCGCACGCCGTATGCCCTATCAGTCTTGTTGAGGTCGAGTTCTCCTTGTGGAGCACCGATATCCTTACTAATGGGGTGGCGGAGACTTGTAAAGAGTTGGGAATTCCGATTCTCGCATATGCTCCGTTAGGGTATGGTTTCTTGACTGGTCAGGTTACCAAGCTGGAGGATATCCCGAAGGGTGATATTCGTCATATGTTTGGTCGATTTCAACCAGCG AATTTCCCCAAGaaccttgagcttgttgATAAGCTCAAAGTATTCGCTAAGTCTCGAGGCGTCACCCCCGCGCAATTGGGTCTGGCGTGGATTCGAGCACATTCGAATATCGGCGGCTGTGGTACAATTATTCCTATACCTGGGGCAACGGCCGCTCAGCGTGTTGAGGAGAATTGTAAGGTGGTAGATTTATCggcggaggagaagggggagcTCGATAGCTTCTTACGGTCGTTCGATGTATCTGGAGAGAGGCAAATAGTGGGAATGAGCTCGGCTCTTTGGGGATAG
- a CDS encoding EXPERA domain-containing protein (C-8,7 sterol isomerase) produces the protein MLPENSLHPYYPTDAPITGYAPNEFSLLKLLLTASIGTTALLSTIFILVTVLRPKLSKADRVAILWFFLSGTMHCMFEGYFMLNHNRMASAQDFFGQLWKEYALSDSRYMTADTMVLCMETITVLVWGPLCLLVAFSIFIRSSLRHPLQLTVCLSHLYGDSLYYATSLYDHYVHERPYCRPEPFYFWVYYFFMNFIWIVVPLYYFVQSVRAVQNAFDRLAATSADRKTQ, from the exons ATGCTTCCGGAAAACTCATTGCATCCTTATTATCCCACTGATGCCCCAATCACCGGGTACGCTCCCAATGAATTCTCactcctcaagctcctcctgACTGCCAGCATTGGCACCACGGCTTTACTGAGCACAATATTCATCCTGGTAACCGTGCTTCGTCCGAAGTTGAGCAAAGCGGATCGAGTTGCCATTTTGTGGTTTTTCCTAT CGGGAACCATGCATTGCATGTTTGAAGGATATTTTATGTTAAATCACAATCGCATGGCTTCTGCTCAAGACTTCTTTGGGCAATTGTGGAAAGAGTACGCTTTATCCGATTCGAGATACATGACAGCGGACACTATGGTCCTGTGCATGGAGACTATCACCGTG CTCGTTTGGGGACCTTTATGTCTTCTGGTCgcattttcaattttcattCGGAGTTCTCTCCGCCATCCGCTGCAACTGACCGTCTGCCTAAGCCATCTTTACGGCGATTCGTTGTACTATGCGACCAGCTTGTATGATCATTATGTTCACGAACGCCCGTACTGCCGACCGGAGCCTTTCTACTTCTGGGTGTACTATTTCTTCATGAACTTTATCTGGATCGTAGTCCCACTCT ATTACTTTGTGCAGAGCGTGAGGGCCGTCCAAAACGCATTTGACCGCTTGGCAGCGACATCTGCCGACCGCAAGACACAGTGA
- a CDS encoding uncharacterized protein (predicted protein), whose protein sequence is MAPGPFRRKPLGVDVPRTPASESPPPIAALFVIRFDIKAGYVVSWKRTVPGAEVEGIVEYKSLPSGLHNVSEDLVYFVHEQYAGISAFINQPAEEAVRNAKMFSVGVLVPLSSGRLGKSWRHAPKLRELAQIYALDMSHTEPLLKYWEIYEIRDSDLSGVPPDSPLESPLSLRLRAHGERPDHSLRNRTFSDAIVLETPRPALTPFHPASSLPEFLDCFGPLIYPLYRATLLRKKILFMAEAPVHMPCNYVYDLSLLASLPNSLVPLLPPTGIPSLRPRPLFNIGIHDIPYLSSFAGVSANAQPDASWIACSTDSVLTMKSELFDVLVTLPAPYSKDAAEKVFPKISILPIPTAKHNTPQAVQLKATQRDARRYATLRKGLRQVALSEDGRSGEEDDSDAASTYSSSPIVEPISWTRLAYTSFIWWASAGEKRDGLSEEEEEEHQIQQDTQLLASVEHPTSPPSGSVSRRSLQPSDTSQEPPEIAIVAYFRRMTTQIFVTLSDAIARHDSQNATDEEVEPNDDDHIPYEDDTGDDIEPHVTIGRQPTQEDDDRSPLLQEEVCSSPRNNEESIKITTEDMAEMGLDVWSAADRIFVEELVRCWWDRKAYVDSARIRCCGISIL, encoded by the exons ATGGCACCAGGTCCTTTTAGAAGAAAACCCTTAGGGGTCGATGTACCCCGCACGCCTGCTTCGGAGTCGCCGCCTCCCATTGCCGCCTTATTCGTGATCCGcttcgatatcaaggctGG TTATGTGGTATCCTGGAAGCGTACGGTCCCTGGAG CTGAGGTTGAAGGAATCGTCGAATACAAATCACTGCCCTCTGGCCTACACAATGTTTCAGAAGACCTAGT GTATTTCGTGCATGAGCAATATGCTGGCATCAGCGCTTTCATCAACCAGCCcgcagaagaagctgtgCGAAATGCGAAGATGTTTTCTGTCGGCGTCCTAGTACCTCTGAGCTCTGGAAGGCTAGGGAAAAGCTGGCGGCATGCCCCGAAGCTCAGGGAATTGGCACA AATTTACGCCCTAGACATGTCTCACACAGAACCGCTATTGAAGTACTGGGAAATTTATGAGATCCGCGACAGCGACTTGTCGGGCGTGCCTCCGGATTCTCCTCTGGAGTCTCCTCTCAGCCTCCGCTTGAGGGCGCATGGAGAGCGACCGGATCACTCACTTAGAAACCGCACATTCAGCGACGCTATTGTGCTGGAAACGCCCAGGCCGGCCCTGACGCCTTTCCATCCAgcttcatctcttcctgaaTTCCTTGATTGTTTTGGGCCCCTCATATACCCATTGTATAGAGCAACACTACTCCGCAAGAAAATACTTTTCATGGCCGAAGCACCCGTTCATATGCCTTGTAACTATG TATACGATTTGTCTCTGTTAGCTTCCTTACCTAATTCACTTGTTCCTTTGCTCCCGCCGACCGGTATACCTAGTCTGCGGCCCCGGCCACTATTCAATATTGGCATTCATGATATCCcgtatctttcttcttttgcagGTGTCTCAGCCAACGCCCAGCCAGATGCTTCTTGGATTGCCTGTAGCACAGATAGCGTGCTAACCATGAAGTCCGAGCTCTTTGATGTCCTTGTCACGTTGCCTGCCCCTTACTCTAAGGATGCAGCCGAGAAAGTGTTCCCAAAGATATCCATATTGCCGATACCCACCGCGAAACACAACACACCTCAAGCGGTACAGTTAAAGGCAACCCAGCGGGATGCACGCCGTTATGCTACGCTTCGCAAAGGCTTGCGTCAAGTTGCCTTGAGCGAAGATGGTCGATctggcgaggaggatgattctGATGCTGCATCGACATATTCCTCCAGTCCCATCGTTGAACCCATCTCCTGGACCCGGCTTGCATACACCTCGTTTATCTGGTGGGCATCGGCTGGTGAAAAGCGTGATGGGTtatcggaagaggaggaggaagagcatcAGATCCAACAAGATACACAGCTTTTAGCGAGTGTGGAACATCCCACTAGCCCGCCTTCTGGATCTGTCAGTCGTAGGAGCTTACAACCATCAGATACCTCTCAAGAGCCTCCTGAGATTGCCATTGTGGCATACTTCCGTCGCATGACTACACAGATCTTCGTCACCCTATCCGATGCCATCGCTCGACATGACAGTCAGAATGCGACCGACGAAGAAGTAGAGCctaatgatgatgatcataTCCCTTACGAAGACGATACGGGTGATGACATCGAACCCCATGTCACCATAGGCCGCCAACCCAcccaagaagatgatgataggTCCCCGTTACTTCAAGAGGAGGTTTGCAGCTCGCCACGTAACAATGaagaatcaatcaagatcACTACAGAAGACATGGCTGAAATGGGCCTTGACGTCTGGAGTGCAGCAGATCGTATCTTTGTCGAGGAGCTGGTCCGCTGTTGGTGGGATCGCAAAGCATACGTGGACAGTGCTCGTATACGATGCTGTGGGATTTCCATTCTTTAG